The following proteins are co-located in the uncultured Draconibacterium sp. genome:
- a CDS encoding SusC/RagA family TonB-linked outer membrane protein: MQNIISYSLKYLWHVSNLSIGTNNWPRRLFIISFIFLLCINQLHAQTITVTGRVTDQNDQPLPGVNVVLKETPSTGTITKDDGLYLLKEVPSDAVLYFSFIGFKTLEIPLNGRSHLNVQLQEDITTLSEVTINAGYYTVKDQERTGSIARVRSKELENQPVSNALSSVQGRMAGVNITQSSGVPGGGYNIQIRGTNSLRRDGNYPLYIIDGVPATLQSPSALGGTIIPYGEIDPLNAINPNDIESIEILKDADATAIYGSRGANGVILVTTKKGKTGSRTALSINSSYGVSQIARKMKLMDTPQYLEMRRQAYANDGITDYPANAYDINGTWDDTRYTDFQEELIGNTATNSMLQFSLNGGGNNSRFLISGSHNEQTTVFSDDFKYKTDNISGNFSHHSSDNRFLLNASGLFSNQSNNLIQTEITSQALRLSPNAPALYQEDGSLNWENNTFNNPLAAYESTYSYKSKTFNSDLNLQYEVLSSLYIKANGGISYTSFEEIMLRPNTMYNPAYGLTPDFSQAFKNLNQNFSWIVEPQLNYRHTFNNHDIDVLVGGTLQQTQRTTLNIMGYGFESNALITNLAAAANVMVTGDDKTEYRYAALFGRINYKYKERYILNLTGRRDGSSRFGPDQRFASFGAIGGAWIFSKEYFLASSSWLSFGKLRASYGITGSDLIGDYQFLDTYTVSNTLYGGNTSLYPSRLNNPYFSWEKTTKLEAAIELGFLKDRIQFSAAWYRNRSGNQLVGIPLPGTTGFSTIQANLPAKVENKGLEFELNTTPVQTGHFNWNSSFNISFPDNKLISFPGLEGSTYANQYVIGYPTSIIKVYNYEGIDPETGLYQFTDYNDDGNITSPDDNQVIEDIAVKYFGGWSNQISYRQWEFSFLFQFVNQRQKNYISMMPRPGSMYNQPVEVLDVWSEENPEGKYMPYSSGTNSQINRLHGYLSNSNAAVSDASFIRLKNIQLAYQLQVNKYLQSARFYVQGQNLLTISDYFGLDPEFSLSGYLPPLKTWSFGIQLNF; this comes from the coding sequence ATGCAAAATATTATAAGCTATTCCTTAAAATACCTTTGGCATGTGTCCAATTTATCTATTGGCACAAACAATTGGCCGAGGCGATTATTTATTATCAGTTTTATTTTCTTGTTATGTATAAATCAATTACATGCACAAACGATTACGGTTACCGGTCGGGTAACGGATCAGAATGACCAACCACTACCCGGTGTCAACGTGGTGCTTAAAGAAACACCATCAACCGGTACTATTACCAAAGACGATGGTCTGTACCTCCTAAAAGAAGTACCTTCTGACGCGGTACTTTACTTCTCCTTTATCGGCTTTAAAACGCTCGAAATTCCGCTAAACGGACGTTCTCATCTGAATGTACAGCTGCAGGAAGACATCACCACACTCTCTGAAGTCACCATCAATGCGGGTTATTACACCGTTAAAGACCAGGAGCGCACCGGAAGTATTGCCCGGGTACGATCAAAAGAACTGGAAAACCAACCCGTAAGCAATGCATTATCATCTGTACAGGGTCGTATGGCCGGTGTTAATATCACACAAAGCAGCGGAGTTCCCGGAGGCGGTTATAACATCCAAATCCGCGGCACGAACAGTCTTCGCCGCGATGGTAATTACCCCCTGTATATAATCGATGGTGTACCGGCTACACTTCAGTCTCCATCAGCGCTTGGTGGCACGATTATTCCTTATGGAGAGATCGATCCGCTCAATGCCATCAATCCCAACGACATTGAAAGCATAGAGATATTAAAAGATGCCGATGCAACTGCTATTTATGGTTCACGTGGTGCTAACGGAGTAATTCTGGTTACCACCAAAAAAGGGAAAACGGGCAGTAGAACCGCCTTAAGTATAAACAGCAGTTACGGAGTCAGCCAGATAGCACGAAAAATGAAATTAATGGACACTCCTCAATACCTGGAAATGCGTCGTCAGGCTTATGCCAACGACGGTATTACAGACTATCCGGCCAATGCCTACGACATAAACGGCACCTGGGATGACACCCGGTATACCGACTTTCAGGAAGAGTTAATTGGCAACACTGCCACCAACTCTATGTTACAGTTTTCGTTAAACGGAGGTGGAAACAACAGCCGGTTTCTGATCAGTGGTAGTCACAATGAACAAACTACTGTTTTCTCAGATGACTTCAAGTACAAGACCGATAATATTTCCGGGAATTTTAGTCATCATTCAAGTGATAATCGTTTTTTGCTGAATGCCTCAGGATTATTCTCGAACCAAAGCAACAACCTGATACAAACTGAAATCACAAGTCAGGCACTACGACTGAGTCCCAATGCCCCGGCGTTATACCAGGAAGATGGCAGTTTGAACTGGGAGAACAATACCTTTAACAATCCTTTGGCTGCTTACGAAAGTACCTACTCCTATAAAAGCAAGACCTTTAATTCCGACTTAAACCTTCAGTATGAAGTGCTGTCCTCACTTTACATTAAAGCAAACGGAGGAATAAGCTATACCTCATTTGAAGAAATAATGTTGCGCCCCAATACCATGTATAATCCGGCCTACGGACTTACTCCCGATTTTTCTCAGGCTTTTAAAAACCTGAATCAGAATTTTTCCTGGATTGTGGAGCCTCAACTGAATTACCGGCATACATTCAATAACCATGATATAGATGTACTGGTGGGTGGAACGCTGCAACAAACGCAGCGAACCACTTTAAACATTATGGGCTATGGTTTTGAAAGCAACGCGTTGATCACCAACCTGGCAGCTGCCGCCAATGTTATGGTAACCGGTGATGATAAAACGGAATACCGTTATGCTGCGCTATTCGGACGTATTAACTACAAATATAAAGAACGATATATCCTGAACTTAACCGGTCGCCGGGATGGCTCCAGCCGTTTTGGTCCCGACCAGCGATTTGCCAGTTTTGGTGCCATCGGTGGTGCCTGGATCTTCTCCAAAGAATACTTCCTTGCCTCCAGCAGCTGGTTAAGTTTTGGGAAACTACGCGCCAGCTATGGAATTACCGGAAGTGACCTGATCGGAGACTATCAATTTCTGGATACCTACACCGTTAGTAATACGCTTTATGGAGGCAATACCAGCCTATACCCTTCCCGGCTCAATAATCCATACTTTAGCTGGGAAAAAACCACCAAGCTTGAAGCTGCCATCGAATTAGGATTTCTAAAAGATCGCATCCAATTCAGTGCTGCCTGGTACCGTAACCGCTCCGGCAATCAACTGGTTGGTATTCCTTTACCCGGCACCACAGGATTCAGTACAATACAAGCCAACCTGCCCGCCAAAGTAGAAAACAAAGGGCTCGAATTTGAACTAAACACTACACCTGTTCAAACCGGGCATTTTAACTGGAACAGTAGTTTTAATATCAGCTTCCCCGACAATAAGCTGATTTCGTTTCCCGGACTGGAAGGCTCAACGTACGCCAATCAGTATGTAATTGGATACCCGACATCAATAATTAAAGTTTATAATTACGAAGGGATTGATCCTGAAACAGGGCTATACCAATTTACGGACTACAATGATGATGGGAACATCACTTCTCCCGATGACAACCAGGTTATTGAAGACATTGCAGTTAAGTATTTTGGTGGATGGTCGAACCAAATCTCCTACCGGCAATGGGAGTTCTCCTTTTTGTTCCAGTTTGTCAATCAGCGGCAAAAAAACTACATCAGCATGATGCCCCGCCCGGGGAGTATGTACAACCAGCCGGTTGAAGTTCTGGATGTCTGGTCGGAAGAAAATCCCGAAGGAAAGTACATGCCCTACTCCTCGGGAACCAACTCTCAAATCAACCGACTCCATGGCTATTTAAGTAACAGTAATGCAGCAGTGAGTGACGCTTCGTTTATCCGACTCAAAAACATTCAACTTGCCTACCAGCTGCAGGTTAATAAGTATCTGCAAAGTGCACGATTTTATGTACAGGGGCAAAATCTGTTAACCATTAGCGACTATTTTGGTCTGGATCCGGAATTCTCTCTGTCCGGCTATTTGCCGCCATTAAAAACATGGTCATTCGGAATTCAGCTTAACTTTTAA
- a CDS encoding RagB/SusD family nutrient uptake outer membrane protein has translation MKKISFLFCLGVLLLISCEELVEVDNPTNQLGTEQVFETIQTANAAMAGLYADLRDRSLISGAGYYSVSTLTASYADDLDCYNNDQNGNMDIYHNQQQVSNRIIASLWNTTYTQVYYTNSIIHGAELSTSISTEEKNQLKGEALLIRSLLYFYLHRLFGAIPYTSSIDYEYNRSLTKTESAVLLEQLESDLNEAISLLNDNYRNTQRIYPNRKVAEMVLANVYLTEQKYQLAEQMASGILQSSLYDFQPDLAEVFHNTGNHILWQLSPQNSGDATKEASFYYFSDAAPHAYALSEDLVSSFAENDLRKQSWMTQVSFNGDSWYRPYKYKNLSGTNNNEYSVVFRLEEVYFILAEALAKQNRQDEALPYLNATRERAGLALLTNLSTEDFLTELLAEKRREFFTEFGHRFFDLKRLGRLNELNSTKPNWEDYKAWWPLPQSELLLNANLYPQNEGY, from the coding sequence ATGAAAAAAATATCATTTCTATTTTGTCTGGGAGTATTACTCCTGATTTCCTGCGAAGAACTGGTTGAAGTAGATAATCCTACCAATCAACTGGGAACTGAACAGGTATTTGAAACTATACAGACTGCAAATGCAGCAATGGCAGGTCTCTATGCCGATTTGCGCGATCGGTCACTAATTTCCGGGGCCGGATATTATTCGGTCAGCACACTTACTGCATCATACGCCGATGACCTGGATTGCTACAACAATGACCAGAACGGTAATATGGATATCTACCACAACCAACAACAGGTAAGCAACAGGATTATTGCAAGCCTGTGGAATACAACTTATACGCAGGTTTATTATACTAATTCCATCATTCACGGAGCTGAACTTTCCACATCCATTTCCACGGAAGAAAAAAATCAACTAAAAGGAGAAGCTTTACTGATACGCTCCCTGCTTTATTTTTACCTGCACAGGCTATTTGGAGCTATTCCATATACAAGCAGTATTGATTATGAATATAACAGAAGTCTGACAAAAACTGAATCGGCCGTTCTGCTTGAACAACTGGAATCGGACCTGAACGAAGCCATTTCACTGTTGAATGACAATTACCGCAATACACAACGTATCTATCCAAATCGTAAAGTTGCGGAAATGGTACTAGCCAATGTATACTTAACGGAACAAAAGTATCAGTTGGCAGAGCAAATGGCCTCCGGAATATTGCAATCGTCCTTATACGATTTCCAGCCAGACCTGGCAGAAGTATTTCATAACACAGGAAACCATATTCTTTGGCAACTAAGCCCGCAAAATAGTGGCGATGCCACAAAGGAAGCATCGTTCTATTATTTCTCTGATGCAGCACCGCATGCTTATGCACTATCAGAAGATCTGGTCAGCAGTTTTGCAGAAAATGATTTGCGCAAGCAGAGCTGGATGACACAGGTCAGTTTTAACGGTGATTCCTGGTACAGACCTTACAAATACAAAAACTTATCCGGTACCAATAACAATGAATATTCCGTTGTTTTCCGGCTGGAAGAGGTTTATTTTATACTTGCTGAGGCACTGGCCAAACAAAACCGGCAGGATGAAGCCTTGCCCTACCTAAATGCGACCCGCGAACGGGCAGGTTTAGCACTTCTCACCAATCTTTCCACAGAGGACTTTCTAACAGAATTGCTGGCCGAAAAAAGACGAGAGTTCTTTACCGAATTCGGACACCGCTTTTTTGATCTAAAACGCCTGGGACGCCTGAATGAATTAAACAGTACAAAACCCAACTGGGAAGACTATAAAGCCTGGTGGCCTTTGCCCCAGAGTGAGTTATTACTCAACGCCAATTTATATCCACAAAATGAAGGTTATTAG
- a CDS encoding prolyl oligopeptidase family serine peptidase: MKRLYPLLLLFLFLLLAAGQELTAQDHSELKNELSSYYRLATLKMSENGRWLTAWKAYDQNRDTLLVFDITGPGKPVEHRIKVKSVAFVGTNLLLTSRLGQAELLELPEFKSTHYAGVNNAQVLENKKQFLLHYNKQKQNKLELRQSDGHLLNVVNRVVRFFVTKDNQIYAFAENPDQGYDVFRIMENTIEKVYHTSNRISYLDVAKDGQEIIIHEQNQQDSVSNLVFLDVQAKKSYPLNEILPTTFQRAFTDEIGDGVHFLKLIVPKKQQQNEMVDIWRGNDKRLVEKFYPPITVMTYIWRPREHFIRKAGTDKQPKALNIRNNRYFLSIDPWKLQDYLSDQPPIQLFLYDLEDDNYVVLDTIAPQYYLSGNGNYALSPVENGWKLYHLPSKGIKFIEGKHLSMPWFSTDCKFIIFQGEGAVWQWDLKTETLTCLAKFDEYITKIANCKREAIKSTYGRFSMRQVNLSNPLLIELYDPETNQTGYSLWHKGKTEIIIPPTSHYISSLTYNQSLNCFSWLEENYNQPSQLVCRKTDKIPIAIYQSNKQDDNISSLKQEIISYTNSKETPLKGILYYPLKYKPSQKYPMVVHIYEKQNRLANRYPFPSFYESIGFNIRLLLERGYFVYLPDIEITGKNGPGMDALDCVNHALDALAYNPTINKERIGLIGHSFGGYETDYIATRSDRFATFVSGSGHSDIVWDSHSFNYGFQIPDYVRIEANMYKMGVPFSSDKGLYFKNNPAYHAEKVNAPVLLWTGTEDKNVTPDHTMAFYNALCRNEKDVIALFYKNEGHVLFQQQTQNDLTNRIMDWFNYFLKDSVECEWISEGMNKKDAQ, from the coding sequence ATGAAGCGCCTATATCCTTTATTGTTACTATTCCTGTTCCTGCTGCTTGCAGCAGGACAGGAATTAACAGCGCAAGATCATTCGGAACTAAAGAATGAACTTAGCAGTTACTATCGATTGGCCACACTTAAGATGAGTGAAAACGGCAGATGGTTAACTGCGTGGAAAGCATACGACCAAAACAGAGATACGCTGCTGGTATTTGACATTACTGGGCCGGGGAAACCGGTGGAGCACCGGATAAAAGTTAAAAGTGTTGCCTTTGTGGGTACGAACCTTTTACTTACATCCAGGTTGGGCCAGGCAGAACTACTGGAGTTACCCGAATTTAAAAGCACACACTATGCCGGCGTAAACAATGCACAGGTATTAGAAAACAAGAAACAGTTTTTGCTACACTATAATAAACAAAAACAAAACAAACTTGAACTGCGCCAAAGTGATGGCCACCTTTTGAATGTTGTTAACCGGGTGGTCCGGTTCTTTGTCACAAAGGACAATCAGATTTATGCATTTGCTGAAAATCCGGATCAAGGATATGATGTTTTTCGTATCATGGAAAATACCATCGAAAAGGTATATCATACAAGTAACAGGATTTCATATCTGGATGTTGCCAAAGACGGACAAGAGATAATAATTCATGAACAAAACCAGCAAGATTCTGTGTCAAATCTGGTTTTTCTGGATGTCCAGGCTAAAAAAAGCTATCCTTTGAATGAAATTCTGCCAACCACTTTCCAACGGGCATTTACGGATGAAATCGGGGATGGTGTTCATTTTTTGAAACTGATAGTACCTAAAAAACAACAGCAGAATGAAATGGTGGATATCTGGCGGGGTAATGATAAAAGATTGGTAGAAAAGTTTTATCCTCCAATTACAGTTATGACTTACATTTGGAGACCCCGTGAACATTTTATCCGAAAAGCAGGGACAGATAAGCAGCCAAAAGCGCTTAATATAAGGAACAATAGATACTTTTTAAGCATTGATCCATGGAAGCTACAGGACTACCTGTCGGACCAACCACCTATACAATTGTTTTTATATGATCTGGAAGATGACAATTATGTAGTGTTGGACACCATTGCTCCTCAATATTATCTCTCCGGAAATGGGAATTATGCCCTTTCTCCTGTTGAAAATGGATGGAAGCTCTATCATCTTCCTTCGAAAGGCATAAAGTTTATTGAAGGAAAACATTTAAGCATGCCATGGTTTTCAACCGATTGCAAGTTCATTATTTTTCAAGGAGAAGGCGCTGTATGGCAATGGGACCTAAAAACAGAAACACTAACCTGTCTGGCAAAATTTGATGAATACATTACCAAAATAGCAAACTGCAAGCGTGAGGCCATTAAATCTACTTATGGTCGATTTTCCATGCGACAGGTAAATCTGTCCAATCCCCTGTTAATTGAATTATACGATCCTGAAACAAACCAGACCGGTTACAGCCTTTGGCATAAAGGGAAAACAGAAATAATTATTCCTCCAACGTCCCATTACATCAGCTCTCTGACTTACAATCAATCACTAAACTGCTTCTCCTGGTTGGAAGAAAATTACAATCAACCTTCTCAGTTGGTTTGTAGAAAAACTGATAAAATTCCGATAGCCATTTATCAAAGCAATAAGCAGGATGACAACATTTCTTCACTGAAACAGGAAATAATTTCCTATACCAATAGTAAAGAAACTCCGCTAAAAGGGATTTTGTACTATCCATTGAAATACAAGCCGTCTCAGAAATATCCAATGGTCGTACATATTTATGAAAAACAAAACCGGCTTGCCAATCGCTATCCTTTCCCCTCTTTTTATGAAAGCATCGGTTTTAACATTAGATTACTACTTGAAAGAGGATATTTTGTGTATTTACCCGACATTGAGATCACTGGTAAAAATGGGCCTGGGATGGATGCACTGGATTGTGTTAATCATGCACTCGATGCATTGGCATATAATCCAACGATTAACAAGGAAAGAATAGGACTAATTGGGCACTCTTTTGGAGGATATGAGACCGATTATATCGCAACCCGATCCGATCGGTTTGCCACTTTCGTTTCCGGTTCCGGTCATAGCGACATTGTCTGGGATAGCCATTCTTTTAATTACGGTTTTCAGATACCTGATTATGTCAGGATTGAAGCTAATATGTATAAAATGGGTGTCCCTTTTTCATCCGACAAAGGTCTCTACTTTAAAAACAACCCTGCCTATCACGCCGAAAAAGTGAATGCACCGGTATTACTTTGGACAGGTACAGAGGATAAAAATGTGACGCCGGATCACACCATGGCTTTCTACAACGCCTTATGCAGAAATGAAAAAGATGTCATTGCTCTGTTTTATAAAAATGAAGGGCATGTATTGTTTCAACAACAAACACAAAATGACCTGACAAACAGAATTATGGATTGGTTTAATTACTTTTTAAAGGACAGTGTTGAATGTGAATGGATAAGTGAGGGGATGAACAAAAAGGATGCTCAGTAG
- a CDS encoding DUF6520 family protein yields MKKLKRMFLPVAIVLFAVGAALASHAAKSLDSSEPGYYFDSSTSQCVSAGVDCSTIPGQACTWTDESNITHNLSRFGETMCGAPLYKQ; encoded by the coding sequence ATGAAAAAGTTAAAAAGAATGTTTCTGCCAGTTGCGATTGTACTTTTTGCAGTTGGTGCAGCACTTGCCAGTCATGCGGCAAAAAGTTTGGATTCATCAGAACCCGGCTATTATTTTGATAGCTCAACCAGTCAGTGTGTTTCCGCAGGTGTAGATTGTAGTACCATCCCAGGACAGGCCTGTACCTGGACTGATGAGAGTAACATTACACACAACCTGAGCCGTTTTGGCGAGACAATGTGCGGTGCCCCATTGTACAAACAGTAG
- a CDS encoding DoxX family protein yields MKKLLTKHFSILVPVTAYLYILLFVYSGFSKLLDYETFTVQLAQSPLLSAYAGIIAPAVIGIELVLSLLLVQKNSRLPGLYGSFFLMIAFTVYIYLILNYSDFIPCSCGGLIEKMTWTQHLIFNIVFALLALLSIVLSEKEKLTKKRTVIQKLLIPSLLAVGIVVGLYLSSERIIKKENNFIRRFGLHPIRDEKAFDLGVNSYYFAGIADGKIYLGNITAPLVLTSIDTALRRMESVKIELDDDKHPFRFIQVQVKPPHFYLFDGAVPVIYQGQLGDSLAYTISADDCYFSQLQVIDSVRVAFRAQSSQTKSWVLGTLNLQDSPRIQLNHSLLKKQVDGIFDTDGQLLWDDAGKELIYIYSYRNQYLVMDQELNLLHELNTIDTTSRAKVQVRILSNGSYKMDAPPLLVNKTSVVHGRLLFNISMLRGKFESREQWKQAVVVDMYRTSVQEYLGSFYVYNRGEERMSRLFATDKYLFILSGNEIVRYSFAQAVTLNYQMGEAENHEESRQ; encoded by the coding sequence ATGAAGAAGCTCCTGACAAAACACTTTTCAATCTTAGTTCCAGTTACAGCATATTTGTATATCCTGCTTTTTGTGTATTCAGGATTCAGTAAATTGCTGGACTATGAGACGTTTACTGTGCAGCTTGCCCAGTCTCCGTTACTCAGTGCCTATGCCGGTATAATTGCCCCGGCTGTAATAGGAATAGAATTAGTATTGTCTCTCTTGTTGGTTCAAAAGAACTCCCGACTTCCGGGCCTGTATGGCTCTTTTTTTCTAATGATTGCCTTTACCGTCTATATTTATCTGATCTTGAACTACAGTGATTTCATTCCCTGTTCCTGTGGAGGTCTTATTGAGAAAATGACCTGGACCCAACATCTGATTTTTAATATAGTCTTTGCGTTATTGGCACTTCTTTCAATTGTCCTTTCAGAAAAAGAGAAGCTGACTAAAAAACGAACTGTGATTCAAAAACTGTTAATTCCGTCGTTGCTCGCGGTTGGAATTGTAGTGGGGCTATATTTATCATCTGAGCGCATCATAAAAAAAGAAAACAATTTTATTCGGCGGTTTGGTCTGCACCCGATTCGTGATGAAAAGGCATTTGATTTGGGGGTAAACTCCTACTATTTTGCCGGCATAGCCGATGGGAAAATTTACCTGGGTAATATAACAGCCCCTTTGGTGCTTACCAGTATTGATACTGCCTTGAGACGAATGGAGAGCGTTAAAATAGAACTGGATGATGATAAACACCCTTTTCGTTTCATCCAGGTACAAGTAAAACCGCCTCATTTCTACCTTTTTGATGGTGCCGTTCCGGTTATCTATCAGGGACAACTGGGCGATTCACTGGCTTATACCATCAGTGCTGATGATTGTTATTTTTCACAGCTACAGGTGATTGATTCTGTTCGGGTTGCCTTTCGGGCGCAAAGCAGCCAGACAAAATCGTGGGTGCTTGGCACGCTGAATCTCCAGGATAGTCCCAGAATACAACTCAATCATAGCTTACTCAAAAAACAGGTTGATGGGATATTCGACACCGACGGACAATTGCTTTGGGATGATGCGGGCAAGGAACTCATCTATATTTATTCTTATCGTAATCAGTACCTGGTGATGGACCAGGAATTAAACCTGCTGCATGAGTTGAATACGATTGATACAACATCCAGAGCAAAAGTGCAGGTGCGCATACTTTCTAATGGAAGTTATAAAATGGATGCGCCGCCATTGCTCGTTAATAAAACATCAGTAGTTCATGGAAGATTGCTGTTTAATATCTCCATGCTCAGGGGAAAATTTGAATCCAGAGAGCAGTGGAAACAAGCAGTGGTTGTCGATATGTATAGAACCAGTGTTCAGGAATACCTGGGCAGCTTTTATGTCTATAACAGGGGAGAAGAAAGAATGTCCCGGCTATTTGCAACGGACAAATACTTATTCATTTTGTCCGGCAATGAAATAGTGCGTTACAGTTTTGCGCAGGCTGTGACACTCAATTATCAAATGGGGGAAGCCGAAAACCATGAAGAGAGTAGGCAATAA
- a CDS encoding UpxY family transcription antiterminator — MANRISNKKGDGMLPKEEHRSFVKRAWHVFYLRPRNERIATQILANHGYDVFCPAISITRQWKNRQRKKIWYPLFPNYLFVFTYHHEIYTIRRISQVVNFVSFAGKPSTITEKEVEAIRKMLEIGNVITVEKQFCSGEHVRIVSGPLKGHEGILVKRRNKSRFGIRLKAISHSVFIDISQSDLEKL; from the coding sequence ATGGCAAACAGAATTAGTAATAAGAAAGGTGATGGAATGCTGCCAAAGGAAGAACATCGTTCTTTTGTGAAAAGAGCCTGGCATGTTTTTTATCTTCGCCCACGCAATGAAAGAATTGCGACACAGATTCTCGCTAATCATGGATATGACGTGTTCTGTCCTGCAATCTCCATAACAAGACAGTGGAAAAACAGACAACGAAAAAAGATCTGGTACCCGCTATTCCCTAATTACTTATTTGTCTTTACTTATCACCATGAAATATATACCATTCGAAGAATTTCTCAGGTGGTAAACTTCGTTTCTTTTGCAGGCAAACCATCCACAATAACTGAAAAGGAGGTAGAAGCAATACGGAAAATGTTGGAAATTGGTAACGTGATTACAGTAGAAAAACAATTTTGCAGCGGTGAACATGTGCGAATTGTTTCCGGCCCATTAAAAGGACATGAAGGAATTCTGGTAAAACGACGAAATAAAAGCCGTTTTGGTATTCGACTGAAAGCAATCAGCCACTCCGTATTTATCGATATCAGCCAATCAGACCTTGAGAAGCTTTAA
- a CDS encoding TetR/AcrR family transcriptional regulator — protein MTTKERITEEAFKLFLNNNYEKVSISDIEEAVGKTRGAIFYFFKNKEEIFNEVIDTYMIKTQDPSVKFKFDNNTSLEQFIKLYISGINTTMSRMLSISVVNIYKQYFSLYLQASKIYPNFSEIMTRNSLEEINLWEKVISRAIENKEIKPIDTKHYATLFRSCFLGLAFDRCLLYGLNTEELFTLYQTIYQQIKLKS, from the coding sequence ATGACAACTAAAGAACGAATCACTGAAGAAGCTTTTAAATTATTCCTGAATAACAATTATGAAAAAGTTAGTATTTCTGATATAGAGGAAGCGGTTGGTAAAACAAGAGGGGCAATATTCTATTTTTTTAAAAATAAGGAAGAAATATTTAACGAAGTGATAGACACCTACATGATAAAAACACAGGATCCTTCTGTGAAATTTAAATTCGACAACAACACCTCTCTTGAGCAGTTTATAAAACTATATATCAGCGGAATAAACACAACAATGTCCAGGATGTTATCCATCTCTGTTGTCAATATTTACAAGCAGTATTTTTCCTTATATCTCCAGGCGTCTAAAATCTATCCCAACTTCTCTGAGATTATGACACGCAACTCACTTGAGGAGATTAACCTGTGGGAAAAAGTAATATCAAGGGCAATTGAGAATAAAGAAATAAAGCCCATAGATACTAAACATTATGCAACACTTTTTCGAAGTTGTTTTCTGGGGCTTGCATTCGACAGATGCCTTTTGTACGGGCTCAATACAGAGGAATTGTTCACACTTTATCAAACCATCTACCAGCAAATAAAATTAAAATCCTAA